The Bacteroidota bacterium genome has a window encoding:
- a CDS encoding retropepsin-like domain-containing protein, whose protein sequence is MGAVRVCILFHLLLSGIRATAADDFLTALQRRDWQAASRLANRADGAAADRSRLIDGFRLCLSGAYAEAQRTFHTLLQSDDSLTRALAIEADGQLLFLAGEWNALADLPATPGADTSGQAAERDFYRFFGRHERQTVRFDRDSSTVPMPLRVSENPTLEAVINGRKARACWDTGAGICILSSSLASKLQVKTDGDVTAPVSSASAKQLRMQAGIIDSIRIGAITWRNVPCGILDDRLLEFRVAGIRVAGFKAILGWPLMQSVDMTLDFAAERLTLRRPQPATQPRNLSWYGIPQVTTRMEGCQDTLLFQIDFGGYPTQAFAAMHGRIQDSSRIDSIETRIGGAGGFTNYRAATFYDVILNAGGRSRAHTRLVERIESGNLNGVRPEGVFGVAFVEEHRVRMDFTNGVFMVE, encoded by the coding sequence ATGGGAGCAGTACGTGTCTGTATACTTTTTCATCTTTTACTTTCCGGCATCAGGGCGACTGCCGCAGATGATTTCCTGACCGCTTTGCAACGGCGTGACTGGCAAGCGGCGTCCCGGTTGGCCAATCGCGCTGACGGCGCTGCTGCGGATCGCAGCCGCCTCATCGACGGATTCCGGTTATGTCTTTCCGGCGCTTACGCTGAAGCCCAGCGCACTTTTCATACCCTGCTGCAATCGGACGACAGCCTGACTCGCGCATTGGCGATAGAAGCAGACGGTCAATTGTTATTCCTGGCCGGCGAATGGAATGCCCTGGCTGATCTTCCCGCGACACCGGGCGCTGATACCAGCGGCCAGGCCGCCGAACGGGACTTTTACCGATTCTTCGGAAGGCACGAGCGTCAAACAGTCCGCTTTGATCGCGACAGCAGTACGGTTCCCATGCCCTTGCGTGTCTCGGAAAATCCTACGCTCGAAGCCGTCATCAACGGAAGAAAAGCCCGGGCTTGCTGGGACACCGGAGCCGGCATCTGCATTCTTTCGTCCAGCCTTGCTTCTAAACTGCAGGTGAAAACGGATGGAGATGTCACTGCGCCGGTTAGTTCCGCTTCAGCAAAGCAACTTCGTATGCAAGCGGGAATCATCGACAGCATCCGGATCGGTGCTATTACCTGGCGTAACGTGCCCTGCGGTATCCTGGACGACCGACTGCTCGAGTTCCGTGTCGCGGGAATCCGCGTTGCCGGTTTCAAGGCGATCCTTGGGTGGCCATTGATGCAATCGGTAGACATGACCCTCGACTTTGCAGCTGAACGTCTGACCCTACGCCGCCCGCAACCGGCAACGCAGCCGCGCAATCTGTCGTGGTACGGCATACCGCAAGTAACCACGAGGATGGAAGGTTGTCAGGATACGTTGCTGTTTCAGATCGACTTCGGCGGTTATCCGACGCAGGCATTCGCCGCGATGCATGGAAGGATCCAGGACAGCAGCAGGATCGATTCGATCGAAACCCGGATCGGCGGGGCAGGTGGATTCACGAACTACCGTGCTGCAACCTTTTACGACGTGATCCTTAATGCCGGTGGCAGGAGTCGCGCGCACACGCGACTGGTTGAACGGATCGAAAGCGGTAACCTAAACGGGGTTCGACCGGAAGGGGTCTTCGGGGTCGCCTTTGTGGAAGAGCATCGCGTACGGATGGACTTCACGAACGGCGTTTTTATGGTCGAATGA
- a CDS encoding enoyl-CoA hydratase/isomerase family protein translates to MKTYTNILLHIENGILTISVNRPDKLNALNQETIQEIGDAVKTAERDPAIAGIILTGVGAKAFIAGADISEFSSYSIEQGQALSAAGHEVFNSVERCTKPVIAAVNGFALGGGCELAMACHLRIASDNAKFGQPEVKLGLIPGYAGTQRLVQLIGKGKALELLMTADMIGAEEAHRLGLVNYVVPQDQLMAKTLELMSKITAQSPRAIAGIVRCVDAFYKEGVDGFQFEIEEFGRCFGTDDFKEGVSAFLEKRKANFVRS, encoded by the coding sequence ATGAAGACCTACACCAACATTCTCCTCCACATCGAAAACGGAATCCTTACCATCTCGGTGAACCGTCCCGACAAGCTGAATGCACTCAACCAAGAGACCATCCAGGAGATCGGTGACGCGGTGAAAACGGCGGAGCGGGATCCTGCGATCGCGGGGATCATCCTGACCGGTGTGGGGGCCAAGGCATTTATCGCCGGTGCCGACATCTCCGAATTTTCTTCCTACAGCATCGAACAGGGTCAGGCCCTGAGTGCTGCCGGACATGAAGTCTTCAATTCCGTGGAGCGCTGCACCAAGCCGGTCATCGCAGCCGTAAACGGATTCGCGCTGGGCGGAGGTTGCGAACTGGCCATGGCCTGTCACTTGCGTATCGCATCCGACAATGCGAAGTTCGGTCAACCCGAAGTGAAGCTGGGCCTGATCCCCGGTTACGCGGGTACCCAACGATTGGTCCAGTTGATCGGAAAAGGGAAGGCACTGGAGTTGTTGATGACGGCCGACATGATCGGAGCGGAGGAAGCGCACCGGCTGGGGTTGGTCAACTATGTCGTACCGCAGGACCAGCTCATGGCAAAGACGTTGGAACTGATGAGCAAGATCACAGCCCAATCTCCCCGCGCGATCGCCGGTATCGTGCGCTGTGTGGATGCTTTTTACAAGGAAGGTGTCGACGGATTCCAATTCGAGATCGAAGAGTTCGGACGCTGCTTCGGTACCGACGATTTCAAGGAAGGCGTGTCGGCATTTCTGGAAAAACGGAAAGCCAATTTCGTGCGTTCCTGA
- a CDS encoding cobalamin B12-binding domain-containing protein, which translates to MSRPIRVLIAKVGLDGHDRGAKVIASFLRDAGMEVIYTGLRQTPEMVVNAALQEDVDVIGVSILSGAHNTVFPKIIQLMKDKGLNDVLLTGGGIIPDADMKKLMDLGVGRLFPPGTDTNVVVDYIRNEVDARRRN; encoded by the coding sequence ATGTCACGTCCGATCCGTGTTCTGATCGCCAAGGTCGGCCTCGATGGCCATGATCGCGGCGCGAAAGTCATCGCTTCCTTCCTGCGCGACGCGGGTATGGAAGTCATTTACACCGGGCTGCGCCAGACGCCGGAAATGGTGGTGAATGCCGCCCTGCAGGAAGATGTGGATGTGATCGGCGTGAGTATCCTGTCCGGCGCGCACAATACGGTGTTCCCGAAGATCATCCAACTCATGAAGGACAAAGGCCTGAACGATGTCCTGCTGACCGGTGGCGGAATCATTCCGGATGCCGACATGAAAAAACTCATGGATCTCGGCGTCGGCCGGCTGTTTCCGCCCGGTACCGACACCAATGTCGTCGTCGACTACATCCGCAACGAAGTCGACGCTCGTCGCAGAAACTGA